The Anguilla anguilla isolate fAngAng1 chromosome 4, fAngAng1.pri, whole genome shotgun sequence genome has a window encoding:
- the aqp4 gene encoding aquaporin-4 isoform X1: MTERAVLGDLRRRLCSCNRSRAMAAFKGVWTQDFWRAASGEFLATLIFVLLSLGSTVSWAAAAAAAGEEGEEEEKKPPPADLVLISLCFGLTIATMVQCFGHISGAHVNPAVTVAMVCARKLSLAKALFYLAAQCLGAVVGAGVLYMVTPASVRGGLGVTEVNSTISVGHALVVELFITFELVFTVFATCDPKRHDLKGSAALAIGFAVSIGHLFAIPYTGASMNPARSFGPAVVTWRWENHWVYWVGPIMGGVLAAALYEYLYCPDPELKKPLGGAFAQDPYPSAKYKEVADGRFRRDADELVVSPGPFHAPDRPEKRERDPSGEVLSSV, from the exons GCGGCGCCTGTGCTCGTGCAACCGCTCCCGCGCGATGGCGGCATTCAAGGGCGTCTGGACGCAGGACTTCTGGCGGGCGGCGTCCGGCGAGTTCCTGGCGACGCTCATCTTCGTCCTGCTCAGCCTGGGCTCCACCGTGagctgggcggcggcggcggcggcggcgggcgaggaaggggaggaggaggagaagaagccgCCGCCCGCCGACCTGGTGCTCATCTCCCTGTGCTTCGGGCTGACCATCGCAACCATGGTGCAGTGCTTCGGCCACATCAGCGGCGCCCACGTCAACCCCGCCGTCACCGTCGCCATGGTGTGCGCCCGCAAGCTCAGCCTGGCCAAGGCCCTCTTCTACCTGGCCGCGCAGTGCCTGGGAGCCGTGGTCGGCGCGGGGGTGCTCTACATGGTGACTCCAGCGTCCGTGAGAGGAGGGCTGGGGGTTACTGAG GTCAACAGCACCATCTCTGTGGGCCATGCCCTAGTGGTGGAGCTGTTCATCACGTTTGAGCTGGTCTTCACCGTGTTCGCGACCTGCGACCCCAAACGCCACGACCTCAAGGGCTCGGCCGCCCTGGCCATCGGCTTCGCCGTCTCCATCGGGCACCTGTTCGCC ATCCCCTACACGGGCGCCAGCATGAACCCCGCCCGCTCCTTCGGCCCGGCCGTGGTCACCTGGAGGTGGGAGAACCACTGG GTGTACTGGGTGGGTCCCATCATGGGCGGGGTCCTGGCCGCCGCCCTGTACGAGTACCTGTACTGCCCCGACCCGGAGCTGAAGAAGCCGCTGGGCGGCGCCTTCGCCCAGGACCCCTACCCCTCGGCCAAGTACAAGGAGGTGGCGGACGGAAGGTTCCGGAGGGACGCGGACGAGCTGGTGGTCAGCCCGGGCCCCTTCCACGCGCCGGACAGGCCcgaaaagagggagagggacccGTCCGGCGAGGTCCTGTCCTCCGTATGA
- the aqp4 gene encoding aquaporin-4 isoform X2, with the protein MAAFKGVWTQDFWRAASGEFLATLIFVLLSLGSTVSWAAAAAAAGEEGEEEEKKPPPADLVLISLCFGLTIATMVQCFGHISGAHVNPAVTVAMVCARKLSLAKALFYLAAQCLGAVVGAGVLYMVTPASVRGGLGVTEVNSTISVGHALVVELFITFELVFTVFATCDPKRHDLKGSAALAIGFAVSIGHLFAIPYTGASMNPARSFGPAVVTWRWENHWVYWVGPIMGGVLAAALYEYLYCPDPELKKPLGGAFAQDPYPSAKYKEVADGRFRRDADELVVSPGPFHAPDRPEKRERDPSGEVLSSV; encoded by the exons ATGGCGGCATTCAAGGGCGTCTGGACGCAGGACTTCTGGCGGGCGGCGTCCGGCGAGTTCCTGGCGACGCTCATCTTCGTCCTGCTCAGCCTGGGCTCCACCGTGagctgggcggcggcggcggcggcggcgggcgaggaaggggaggaggaggagaagaagccgCCGCCCGCCGACCTGGTGCTCATCTCCCTGTGCTTCGGGCTGACCATCGCAACCATGGTGCAGTGCTTCGGCCACATCAGCGGCGCCCACGTCAACCCCGCCGTCACCGTCGCCATGGTGTGCGCCCGCAAGCTCAGCCTGGCCAAGGCCCTCTTCTACCTGGCCGCGCAGTGCCTGGGAGCCGTGGTCGGCGCGGGGGTGCTCTACATGGTGACTCCAGCGTCCGTGAGAGGAGGGCTGGGGGTTACTGAG GTCAACAGCACCATCTCTGTGGGCCATGCCCTAGTGGTGGAGCTGTTCATCACGTTTGAGCTGGTCTTCACCGTGTTCGCGACCTGCGACCCCAAACGCCACGACCTCAAGGGCTCGGCCGCCCTGGCCATCGGCTTCGCCGTCTCCATCGGGCACCTGTTCGCC ATCCCCTACACGGGCGCCAGCATGAACCCCGCCCGCTCCTTCGGCCCGGCCGTGGTCACCTGGAGGTGGGAGAACCACTGG GTGTACTGGGTGGGTCCCATCATGGGCGGGGTCCTGGCCGCCGCCCTGTACGAGTACCTGTACTGCCCCGACCCGGAGCTGAAGAAGCCGCTGGGCGGCGCCTTCGCCCAGGACCCCTACCCCTCGGCCAAGTACAAGGAGGTGGCGGACGGAAGGTTCCGGAGGGACGCGGACGAGCTGGTGGTCAGCCCGGGCCCCTTCCACGCGCCGGACAGGCCcgaaaagagggagagggacccGTCCGGCGAGGTCCTGTCCTCCGTATGA